Proteins encoded by one window of Modestobacter marinus:
- the truB gene encoding tRNA pseudouridine(55) synthase TruB, with amino-acid sequence MSPKKPDADVPPSLLLVDKAPGMTSHDVVARARRVLSVRKVGHAGTLDPMATGLLVLGVGAATRLLGHLSGSDKTYEATIRLGQTTVTDDREGDVTATASAAAVTEDAVRAALAGQVGPLQQVPSSVSAVKVDGRRSYDRVRAGEEFELAARSVTVHRIDVHGVRRPTPELVDVDVTVSCSTGTYIRAIARDVGTVLGVGGHLTALRRTSSGPFATTDARPVEDAAGALAGPGSGPGVLGLTDAARAVFPARELTAEEAVALGYGQRVPATGAPGLHAAVAPDGRLVALVEDAGSVARVAVGFPPG; translated from the coding sequence ATGAGCCCGAAGAAGCCCGACGCCGACGTCCCGCCGTCCCTGCTGCTGGTCGACAAGGCCCCGGGCATGACCTCCCACGACGTCGTCGCCCGGGCCCGGCGGGTGCTGTCGGTGCGCAAGGTCGGCCACGCCGGCACGCTGGACCCGATGGCCACCGGGCTGCTGGTGCTCGGCGTGGGCGCGGCCACCCGGCTGCTCGGCCACCTCTCCGGCTCGGACAAGACCTACGAGGCGACCATCCGGCTCGGCCAGACGACGGTCACCGACGACCGCGAGGGCGACGTGACCGCCACCGCGTCGGCCGCCGCGGTCACCGAGGACGCCGTCCGCGCGGCGCTGGCCGGCCAGGTGGGCCCGCTGCAGCAGGTGCCGTCGTCGGTCAGCGCGGTGAAGGTCGACGGCCGGCGCTCCTACGACCGGGTGCGCGCCGGTGAGGAGTTCGAGCTGGCGGCCCGGTCGGTGACCGTGCACCGGATCGACGTCCACGGGGTCCGTCGTCCCACCCCGGAGCTGGTCGACGTCGACGTGACGGTCTCCTGCAGCACCGGCACCTACATCCGGGCGATCGCCCGGGACGTGGGCACGGTCCTCGGGGTCGGCGGTCACCTCACGGCGCTGCGCCGCACCTCGTCCGGGCCGTTCGCCACCACCGACGCCCGACCGGTCGAGGACGCCGCCGGGGCGCTGGCCGGGCCGGGCAGCGGGCCGGGCGTGCTGGGGCTGACCGACGCGGCCCGGGCGGTCTTCCCGGCCCGGGAGCTCACCGCCGAGGAGGCCGTCGCCCTGGGGTACGGCCAGCGCGTCCCGGCCACCGGCGCCCCGGGTCTGCACGCCGCGGTCGCTCCCGACGGCCGGCTGGTCGCCCTGGTGGAGGACGCCGGGTCGGTGGCCCGGGTCGCGGTCGGCTTCCCGCCGGGCTGA
- the rbfA gene encoding 30S ribosome-binding factor RbfA, translated as MADPARARRLAVRIRQIVSATIEMQIKDPRLGMVTITDARVTSDLREATVFYTVYGDEQQIEDSARALASATGVLRSTVGKQTGIKFVPTLTFVADIVPDTARELEEALARVREADAELARARENAQYAGEADPYRRPAVDEDEDAEDGESLDAPADERADAADGRPSAAERSVS; from the coding sequence ATGGCTGACCCGGCCCGCGCACGCCGACTGGCCGTGCGCATCCGCCAGATCGTCTCCGCCACGATCGAGATGCAGATCAAGGACCCCCGCCTCGGGATGGTCACCATCACCGACGCGCGGGTCACCAGTGACCTGCGCGAGGCGACGGTGTTCTACACCGTCTACGGCGACGAGCAGCAGATCGAGGACTCCGCCCGGGCCCTCGCCAGCGCCACCGGCGTGCTGCGCTCCACCGTGGGCAAGCAGACCGGCATCAAGTTCGTGCCCACGCTGACCTTCGTCGCCGACATCGTCCCGGACACCGCCCGGGAGCTGGAGGAGGCGCTGGCCCGCGTCCGGGAGGCGGACGCCGAACTGGCCCGTGCCCGTGAGAACGCCCAGTACGCCGGCGAGGCCGACCCCTACCGCAGGCCGGCGGTCGACGAGGACGAGGACGCCGAGGACGGGGAGTCCCTGGACGCCCCGGCCGACGAGCGTGCCGACGCCGCCGACGGTCGTCCGTCGGCGGCCGAGCGGAGCGTGTCGTGA
- the rpsO gene encoding 30S ribosomal protein S15, with the protein MALESATKKQIMTEYATVENDTGSPEVQVAMLTRRISDLTEHLKMHKHDHHSRRGLLLLVGRRRRLLNYLAKTDINRYRSLIERLGLRR; encoded by the coding sequence ATGGCGCTGGAGAGCGCGACGAAGAAGCAGATCATGACCGAGTACGCGACGGTCGAGAACGACACCGGTTCCCCCGAGGTGCAGGTCGCGATGCTGACCCGACGGATCAGCGACCTGACCGAGCACCTCAAGATGCACAAGCACGACCACCACAGCCGGCGGGGCCTGCTCCTGCTGGTCGGCCGCCGCCGGCGGCTGCTGAACTACCTGGCGAAGACCGACATCAACCGGTACCGCTCGCTCATCGAGCGGCTCGGCCTGCGCCGCTAG
- a CDS encoding polyribonucleotide nucleotidyltransferase: protein MSAPTTDPIDFDAEDGVFTATAVIDNGALGSRTVTFETGRLAKQAAGSVVATMGDTTLLSATTAGRQPKEQFDFFPLTVDVEERMYSIGKIPGSFFRREGRPSEDAILTCRLIDRPLRPTFAKGLRNEVQVVITVLSLDPDHVYDVLAINAASASTQLSGLPFSGPIGGTRVALINGQWVGFPTHAELEDAVFDMVVAGRVLPDGDVAIMMVEAEATEKTIELVAGGATAPTEEVVAQGLEAAKPFIKALCQAQSALAGKAAKPEAHFPRFLDYQDDVYAAVEAQAAEKLAVAQAIAGKQEREEATDALKDEVKAALAGQFEGREKEISGAFRAVTKKVVRQRILRDKIRIDGRGLTDIRPLSAEVEVLPRVHGSALFERGETQIMGVTTLNMLRMEQQLDTLNPITRKRYMHNYNFPPYSTGETGRVGSPKRREIGHGALAERALLPVLPDREEFPYAIRQVSEALGSNGSTSMGSVCASTLALLNAGVPLKAAVAGIAMGLVSDEVDGKTEYVALTDILGAEDAFGDMDFKVAGTKDFVTALQLDTKLDGIPSDVLAGALTQARAARLHILDVMLEAIDGPDEMSAYAPRVTTVRIPVDKIGAVIGPKGQMINAIQDETGADITIEDDGTIYVGASDGPSAQAAVDRINAIANPTLPKVGERFLGTVVKTTAFGAFVSLLPGRDGLVHISKLGNGKRIAKVEDVANVGDKLQVEITDIDARGKISLVPVVEGDAAAAGDAAPADETAAPAEA, encoded by the coding sequence ATGTCCGCACCCACCACAGACCCCATCGACTTCGACGCCGAGGACGGCGTGTTCACCGCCACCGCGGTGATCGACAACGGGGCCCTGGGTTCCCGCACCGTCACCTTCGAGACCGGCCGCCTCGCCAAGCAGGCCGCCGGCTCCGTCGTCGCCACCATGGGCGACACCACGCTGCTGTCGGCCACCACGGCCGGCCGTCAGCCCAAGGAGCAGTTCGACTTCTTCCCGCTCACGGTGGACGTCGAGGAGCGGATGTACTCCATCGGGAAGATCCCCGGTTCGTTCTTCCGCCGCGAGGGTCGGCCCTCCGAGGACGCCATCCTGACCTGCCGGCTGATCGACCGCCCGCTGCGGCCGACCTTCGCCAAGGGCCTGCGCAACGAGGTCCAGGTCGTCATCACCGTCCTGTCGCTGGACCCCGACCACGTCTACGACGTGCTCGCGATCAACGCCGCGTCGGCCTCCACCCAGCTCTCCGGCCTGCCGTTCTCCGGCCCGATCGGTGGCACCCGGGTGGCGCTGATCAACGGCCAGTGGGTCGGCTTCCCGACGCACGCCGAGCTCGAGGACGCCGTCTTCGACATGGTCGTGGCCGGCCGGGTCCTGCCCGACGGCGACGTCGCGATCATGATGGTCGAGGCCGAGGCCACCGAGAAGACCATCGAGCTGGTCGCCGGTGGCGCCACCGCCCCGACCGAGGAGGTCGTGGCCCAGGGCCTCGAGGCCGCCAAGCCGTTCATCAAGGCGCTGTGCCAGGCGCAGTCCGCGCTGGCCGGCAAGGCCGCCAAGCCGGAGGCGCACTTCCCGCGCTTCCTGGACTACCAGGACGACGTCTACGCCGCCGTCGAGGCCCAGGCCGCCGAGAAGCTGGCCGTGGCCCAGGCCATCGCCGGCAAGCAGGAGCGCGAGGAGGCCACCGACGCGCTCAAGGACGAGGTCAAGGCCGCCCTGGCCGGGCAGTTCGAGGGCCGCGAGAAGGAGATCTCCGGGGCCTTCCGCGCGGTGACCAAGAAGGTCGTCCGCCAGCGCATCCTGCGCGACAAGATCCGCATCGACGGCCGTGGCCTCACCGACATCCGGCCGCTGTCGGCCGAGGTCGAGGTGCTCCCGCGGGTGCACGGCTCGGCGCTGTTCGAGCGTGGCGAGACCCAGATCATGGGCGTCACGACGCTGAACATGCTCCGCATGGAGCAGCAGCTGGACACGCTGAACCCGATCACCCGCAAGCGCTACATGCACAACTACAACTTCCCGCCGTACTCCACCGGTGAGACCGGCCGGGTGGGCTCGCCCAAGCGCCGCGAGATCGGCCACGGCGCGCTGGCCGAGCGGGCGCTGCTGCCGGTGCTGCCGGACCGCGAGGAGTTCCCCTACGCGATCCGTCAGGTCTCCGAGGCCCTCGGCTCCAACGGCTCCACCTCGATGGGCTCGGTCTGCGCCTCGACGCTGGCCCTGCTCAACGCCGGTGTCCCGCTGAAGGCCGCCGTCGCCGGCATCGCCATGGGCCTGGTCTCCGACGAGGTCGACGGCAAGACCGAGTACGTCGCGCTGACCGACATCCTCGGCGCCGAGGACGCCTTCGGTGACATGGACTTCAAGGTCGCCGGCACCAAGGACTTCGTGACGGCCCTCCAGCTGGACACGAAGCTCGACGGCATCCCCTCCGACGTCCTCGCCGGTGCGCTGACCCAGGCCCGCGCGGCCCGGCTGCACATCCTCGACGTCATGCTCGAGGCGATCGACGGCCCCGACGAGATGAGCGCCTACGCCCCGCGGGTGACCACGGTGCGCATCCCGGTCGACAAGATCGGTGCGGTCATCGGCCCCAAGGGCCAGATGATCAACGCGATCCAGGACGAGACCGGCGCCGACATCACCATCGAGGACGACGGCACGATCTACGTCGGCGCCTCCGACGGCCCCTCGGCCCAGGCCGCGGTCGACCGGATCAACGCGATCGCCAACCCGACGCTGCCCAAGGTCGGCGAGCGGTTCCTCGGCACCGTGGTGAAGACGACCGCCTTCGGCGCCTTCGTCTCGCTGCTGCCCGGCCGCGACGGGCTGGTGCACATCAGCAAGCTCGGCAACGGCAAGCGCATCGCCAAGGTCGAGGACGTCGCGAACGTCGGCGACAAGCTGCAGGTCGAGATCACCGACATCGACGCCCGCGGCAAGATCAGCCTGGTGCCGGTCGTCGAGGGTGACGCCGCCGCTGCCGGTGACGCAGCTCCGGCTGACGAGACCGCCGCCCCCGCGGAGGCGTGA
- the larB gene encoding nickel pincer cofactor biosynthesis protein LarB translates to MTEQPRTADIGFARLDPDRAARTGTPEVVFAGGKTPAETVGCLAGLLDAGAPLAWATRVDEPTAAAVRERWPEAHVDPVGRVAWVGTPPPPVGEVLVLTAGTSDGAVAAEVAATLAASGVACRRVDDVGVAGVHRVLAVAPDLAAADAVVVVAGMDGALPSVVAGLTDRLVVAVPTSVGYGAAFEGLAALLTMLTACAPGVLVVNIDNGFGAGVAAARIVRSAQR, encoded by the coding sequence GTGACCGAGCAGCCGCGCACCGCCGACATCGGGTTCGCCCGGCTCGACCCGGACCGGGCGGCCCGCACGGGGACGCCCGAGGTGGTGTTCGCCGGCGGCAAGACCCCGGCCGAGACGGTCGGGTGCCTGGCCGGCCTGCTGGACGCCGGCGCCCCGCTCGCCTGGGCCACCCGGGTCGACGAGCCGACGGCCGCGGCGGTGCGCGAGCGCTGGCCGGAGGCCCACGTCGACCCGGTGGGCCGGGTGGCCTGGGTGGGCACTCCCCCGCCCCCGGTCGGCGAGGTGCTGGTGCTGACCGCCGGGACGTCGGACGGCGCGGTCGCCGCCGAGGTGGCCGCCACCCTGGCCGCCAGCGGCGTGGCGTGCCGGCGGGTCGACGACGTCGGGGTGGCCGGCGTGCACCGGGTGCTGGCCGTGGCCCCGGACCTGGCCGCGGCCGATGCGGTCGTCGTGGTCGCCGGGATGGACGGCGCGCTGCCCAGCGTGGTCGCCGGGCTCACCGACCGGCTGGTGGTCGCCGTCCCCACCTCGGTCGGCTACGGCGCCGCCTTCGAGGGCCTGGCGGCCCTGCTCACCATGCTCACCGCCTGCGCGCCCGGCGTCCTGGTGGTCAACATCGACAACGGGTTCGGCGCCGGCGTCGCGGCCGCCCGGATCGTCCGGTCGGCTCAGCGGTAG
- a CDS encoding DHH family phosphoesterase: protein MTIVSAPADAAVELLAGAAAAGRTVVLSGHVQPDADALGSTLALAEGLRRRGARVTATFPEPFTLPASLGWLPGAQQLVPPRAVPADVDVFVSLDAASPGRLGDLAAVLAGARRSVVVDHHASNPGFGEIRVVDPHAAATVVLVADLLDGLGVELDEQLATCLYAGLTADTGSFRFGNTAPGTHELAARLLRTGIDHAAISQRLFDTAPFGWLGLLSAVTGRAALDREVGAGLVWTWSTSAEARAHGLAADQLEALVDVVRATAEADVACVLKGQDDGSWSVSLRSRGATDLARVAMALGGGGHRAAAGYTSTADRDGTIAQLRQELAR from the coding sequence ATGACCATCGTCTCCGCGCCCGCGGACGCGGCCGTGGAACTGCTCGCCGGGGCGGCGGCGGCCGGGCGGACGGTCGTGCTCTCCGGGCACGTCCAGCCCGACGCCGACGCCCTGGGCAGCACCCTGGCGCTGGCCGAGGGGCTGCGCCGCCGCGGCGCCCGGGTGACCGCGACCTTCCCCGAGCCGTTCACGCTGCCGGCCTCGCTGGGCTGGCTCCCCGGCGCGCAGCAGCTGGTCCCACCACGGGCCGTGCCGGCCGACGTCGACGTGTTCGTCAGCCTGGACGCCGCCTCCCCGGGCCGGCTGGGGGACCTGGCGGCCGTGCTGGCCGGCGCACGGCGGTCGGTCGTCGTCGACCACCACGCCAGCAACCCGGGGTTCGGGGAGATCCGGGTGGTCGACCCGCACGCCGCTGCGACCGTGGTGCTCGTCGCCGACCTGCTGGACGGCCTGGGCGTCGAGCTCGACGAGCAGCTGGCCACCTGCCTCTACGCCGGGCTGACCGCCGACACCGGGTCCTTCCGCTTCGGCAACACCGCGCCGGGCACCCACGAGCTGGCTGCCCGGCTGCTGCGCACCGGCATCGACCACGCGGCGATCAGTCAGCGGCTGTTCGACACCGCGCCCTTCGGCTGGCTGGGGCTGCTCTCGGCCGTCACCGGGCGGGCGGCGCTGGACCGCGAGGTCGGCGCCGGCCTGGTCTGGACCTGGTCGACGTCGGCCGAGGCCCGCGCCCACGGCCTGGCCGCCGATCAGCTCGAAGCCCTCGTCGACGTCGTCCGCGCGACCGCCGAGGCCGACGTCGCCTGCGTCCTCAAGGGCCAGGACGACGGTTCGTGGTCGGTCTCCCTCCGCTCGCGCGGGGCCACCGACCTGGCCCGGGTCGCGATGGCGCTGGGGGGCGGTGGGCACCGGGCTGCCGCCGGCTACACCTCGACGGCCGACCGGGACGGCACGATCGCCCAGCTCCGGCAGGAGCTGGCCCGCTGA
- a CDS encoding ExsB family transcriptional regulator: protein MSTLEHRLALLDAELSAVPGVLVAFSGGVDSGVVLAAAVRALGVERVVAATAVSPSLPAAERVAAHEFAVGLGVRHEQPRTDELSRPGYVANAGDRCAFCKTELVDVLTPLAAELGIADVVTGTNADDLQAGFRPGIRAAAARGAWAPLARAGMTKDDVRAAARLWGLPLADKPAAACLASRIAYGVPVSAAGLARVEVAEAALRTALAGAGHAVHDLRVRDLGGDVARVEVDAALVPVVGPELLAAVPGFARVELDPRGFRSGAMNELLPDPVRYR, encoded by the coding sequence ATGAGCACACTCGAGCACCGGCTGGCCCTGCTGGACGCCGAGCTCTCCGCCGTCCCCGGGGTGCTGGTCGCCTTCTCCGGCGGGGTGGACTCCGGTGTGGTGCTGGCCGCCGCGGTGCGCGCCCTGGGCGTCGAGCGGGTGGTCGCGGCGACGGCGGTCTCGCCGAGCCTGCCGGCCGCCGAGCGGGTCGCGGCGCACGAGTTCGCGGTGGGCCTGGGGGTGCGGCACGAGCAGCCGCGGACCGACGAGCTGTCCCGGCCGGGGTACGTCGCCAACGCCGGTGACCGGTGCGCGTTCTGCAAGACCGAGCTGGTCGACGTGCTGACGCCGCTGGCCGCGGAGCTGGGCATCGCCGACGTGGTCACCGGCACGAACGCCGACGACCTGCAAGCGGGCTTCCGCCCCGGCATCCGGGCGGCCGCGGCGCGCGGGGCGTGGGCGCCGCTGGCCCGGGCCGGGATGACCAAGGACGACGTCCGCGCCGCCGCCCGGCTCTGGGGCCTGCCGCTGGCGGACAAGCCGGCCGCAGCGTGCCTGGCCAGCCGGATCGCCTACGGGGTGCCGGTGTCCGCGGCCGGCCTGGCCCGGGTCGAGGTGGCCGAGGCGGCGCTGCGGACGGCGCTGGCCGGGGCCGGGCACGCGGTGCATGACCTGCGGGTGCGGGACCTGGGCGGGGACGTGGCCCGGGTCGAGGTCGACGCCGCCCTCGTCCCGGTCGTGGGGCCGGAGCTGCTGGCCGCGGTCCCCGGTTTCGCCCGGGTGGAGCTGGACCCGCGGGGCTTCCGGTCCGGGGCGATGAACGAGCTGCTGCCGGACCCGGTGCGCTACCGCTGA
- a CDS encoding MATE family efflux transporter: MVLAAEPLYLLVDTAVVGNLGTVSLGGLAIGGGLLAYVAALLNFLAYGTTARAARRAGAGDRDGAVAEGVQATWLALALGVGLVAVLQVAAGPLTRLLAGGAGPVADAAEEWLRVACLGLPLLLLALAGNGWLRGVQELRRPMGYVLAGSLVSLVLCPLLVHTAGMGLVGSAVANVAGQSVSAALFVRALTRELASTGISLRPRPAALRAQLVLGRDLLLRAAVLQLAFAAAAAVVARSGTAELGAHQIALQLWLFLALVLDAYAIAAQTLVGTALGAARPAEARETARRVVGWGLGTGVLVALLLLALRPVLPPLFTDDPAVLAEAGVVWWFLALMQPLAGVVFALDGVLMGAGDVAYLRTVTVGSALVGFVPLSLLSGWLDWGLPGVWTGLTLFIVLRLVAVGWRVRGSAWLGETVAR; this comes from the coding sequence GTGGTGCTGGCCGCCGAGCCGCTCTACCTGCTCGTCGACACCGCCGTGGTCGGCAACCTGGGCACGGTCAGCCTCGGTGGCCTGGCGATCGGCGGCGGGCTGCTCGCCTACGTGGCGGCGCTGCTCAACTTCCTCGCGTACGGCACCACCGCCCGCGCGGCCCGGCGCGCCGGGGCCGGTGACCGGGACGGCGCGGTCGCGGAGGGCGTGCAGGCCACCTGGCTGGCCCTGGCGCTGGGGGTCGGGCTGGTCGCCGTCCTCCAGGTCGCGGCCGGGCCGCTGACCCGCCTGCTCGCCGGTGGAGCCGGGCCGGTCGCCGACGCCGCCGAGGAGTGGCTGCGGGTGGCCTGCCTGGGGCTGCCGCTGCTGCTGCTCGCCCTGGCCGGCAACGGCTGGCTGCGCGGCGTCCAGGAGCTGCGCCGGCCGATGGGCTACGTGCTGGCCGGCAGCCTGGTGAGCCTGGTCCTGTGCCCACTGCTGGTGCACACGGCCGGGATGGGCCTGGTCGGCTCCGCGGTGGCGAACGTGGCCGGGCAGTCGGTCTCCGCCGCGCTCTTCGTGCGCGCGCTGACCCGCGAGCTGGCCAGCACCGGGATCTCGCTGCGGCCCCGGCCGGCGGCGCTGCGGGCCCAGCTGGTCCTCGGCCGCGACCTGCTGCTGCGCGCCGCCGTCCTCCAGCTTGCCTTCGCCGCCGCGGCTGCCGTCGTGGCCCGCTCGGGCACCGCCGAGCTCGGTGCGCACCAGATCGCGCTGCAGCTGTGGCTGTTCCTCGCGCTGGTGCTGGACGCCTACGCCATCGCCGCGCAGACCCTCGTCGGCACGGCCCTGGGTGCGGCCCGCCCGGCCGAGGCCCGCGAGACCGCCCGTCGGGTGGTCGGCTGGGGCCTGGGCACCGGGGTGCTCGTCGCCCTCCTGCTGCTCGCCCTGCGGCCGGTGCTGCCACCGCTGTTCACCGACGACCCGGCGGTGCTCGCCGAGGCCGGCGTCGTCTGGTGGTTCCTGGCGCTGATGCAGCCGCTGGCCGGGGTCGTCTTCGCCCTCGACGGGGTGCTCATGGGCGCCGGGGACGTCGCCTATCTGCGCACCGTCACCGTCGGCTCCGCGCTGGTGGGCTTCGTGCCGCTGTCGCTGCTGTCCGGCTGGCTGGACTGGGGACTGCCCGGGGTGTGGACCGGCCTGACCCTGTTCATCGTGCTGCGGCTGGTGGCCGTCGGCTGGCGGGTGCGGGGGAGCGCCTGGCTGGGTGAGACGGTGGCCCGGTGA
- a CDS encoding antibiotic biosynthesis monooxygenase family protein, with the protein MSIVKINVVTMPEDKRARFEERFKGRAGAVETTPGFEWFELLRPVAGTDSYLVYTRWTSQEAYEAWQTSQDFDRAHDGGGDTLAPAAERSQQHVWSYEVVESAAPKGS; encoded by the coding sequence ATGAGCATCGTCAAGATCAACGTCGTGACCATGCCCGAGGACAAGCGCGCCCGTTTCGAGGAGCGGTTCAAGGGCCGGGCCGGTGCGGTGGAGACCACCCCCGGGTTCGAGTGGTTCGAGCTGCTGCGCCCGGTCGCGGGCACCGACTCCTACCTCGTCTACACGCGGTGGACCAGCCAGGAGGCCTACGAGGCCTGGCAGACCAGCCAGGACTTCGACCGCGCGCACGACGGCGGCGGCGACACCCTGGCCCCCGCCGCCGAGCGCTCGCAGCAGCACGTGTGGAGCTACGAGGTCGTCGAGTCCGCGGCCCCGAAGGGCAGCTGA
- a CDS encoding branched-chain amino acid aminotransferase codes for MTDTLADSRTSPRVFTEGVPLVVEDVPRRPAAERAAILADPGFGRHFTDSMVVARYRAGEGWVDARLTGYGPLQLDPSTATLHYAQSIFEGLKAYAQPDGSVATFRPESNAARFARSAARLAMPAVPQDAFLTAVDALVDADREWVPTGPDQTLYLRPYMMAVDPFLGVRPASEYLFLVIASPAGAYFPRGVQPVSVFLSEDYIRAAPGGTGDVKCAGNYAASLLAQEQAIAAGCDQVVWLDAVEKRWVEEMGGMNLFFVLGSGPDAELVTPELTGTLLPGMTRDSLITVARELGHRVTERKVSVDEWREGAADGSITETFACGTAAVITPVGEVKGRTGDFTVGNGEPGPLTMELRERLLDIQHGRVPDTHGWLHRVAPAAS; via the coding sequence ATGACCGACACGCTCGCCGACAGCCGTACCTCTCCCCGGGTCTTCACCGAGGGCGTGCCGCTGGTCGTGGAGGACGTGCCGCGCCGGCCCGCCGCCGAACGCGCCGCGATCCTCGCGGACCCAGGCTTCGGCCGGCACTTCACCGACTCGATGGTCGTGGCCCGGTACCGCGCGGGTGAGGGCTGGGTCGACGCCCGGCTGACCGGCTACGGGCCCCTGCAGCTGGACCCCAGCACCGCCACCCTCCACTACGCGCAGTCGATCTTCGAGGGCCTCAAGGCCTACGCCCAGCCCGACGGCAGCGTCGCGACCTTCCGGCCGGAGTCCAACGCCGCCCGGTTCGCCCGCAGCGCCGCCCGGCTGGCCATGCCGGCCGTCCCGCAGGACGCCTTCCTCACCGCCGTCGACGCCCTGGTCGACGCCGACCGCGAGTGGGTGCCGACCGGCCCCGACCAGACCCTCTACCTCCGGCCGTACATGATGGCCGTCGACCCGTTCCTCGGCGTCCGGCCGGCGAGCGAGTACCTGTTCCTGGTGATCGCGAGCCCGGCGGGGGCGTACTTCCCGCGGGGCGTGCAGCCGGTGTCGGTCTTCCTCTCCGAGGACTACATCCGGGCCGCTCCCGGCGGCACCGGTGACGTCAAGTGCGCCGGGAACTACGCGGCCAGCCTGCTGGCCCAGGAGCAGGCGATCGCTGCCGGCTGCGACCAGGTCGTCTGGCTGGACGCGGTGGAGAAGCGCTGGGTCGAGGAGATGGGCGGGATGAACCTGTTCTTCGTCCTCGGTTCAGGCCCCGACGCCGAGCTCGTCACCCCGGAGCTGACCGGCACGCTGCTGCCGGGCATGACCCGCGACTCGCTGATCACGGTCGCCCGCGAGCTCGGGCACCGGGTCACCGAGCGCAAGGTCAGCGTCGACGAGTGGCGGGAAGGTGCGGCCGACGGCTCGATCACCGAGACCTTCGCCTGCGGCACGGCCGCGGTCATCACCCCGGTCGGCGAGGTCAAGGGGCGCACCGGGGACTTCACGGTCGGCAACGGCGAGCCCGGTCCGCTGACCATGGAGCTGCGCGAGCGGCTGCTCGACATCCAGCACGGCCGGGTGCCCGACACCCACGGCTGGCTGCACCGCGTCGCGCCCGCGGCCTCCTGA
- a CDS encoding bifunctional riboflavin kinase/FAD synthetase, whose protein sequence is MLRWRGLDATPPDLGRTVVTVGMYDGVHRGHQHLIGAAVSRAHAVGRPALLLTFDPHPSEVVRPGSHPAILTSADRKAELVAALGVDAMCVLPFTPEFSRLSPGEFTHTVLVEHLHAAQVVVGQNFTYGHKAAGTVESLAAEGRRFGFSVEGVDLTSVGSAPALAGDGEVTISSTYIRACVAAGDMASAALALGRPHRVDGIVVRGDRRGRELGYPTANVESPAHTAIPADGVYAGRLVLRDHRGVSRSTHPAAISVGSNPTFAGARRTVEAHLLDFDGDLYGEHVGVEFVERLRPMVSFAGVPELLVAMGEDVARTRAVLGV, encoded by the coding sequence GTGCTGCGCTGGCGTGGGCTGGACGCGACTCCGCCGGACCTGGGGCGCACGGTGGTCACCGTCGGCATGTACGACGGGGTGCACCGCGGCCACCAGCACCTGATCGGGGCGGCGGTCAGCCGGGCCCACGCGGTCGGACGGCCGGCGCTGCTGCTGACCTTCGACCCGCACCCCTCCGAGGTGGTGCGGCCCGGCTCCCACCCGGCGATCCTGACCTCGGCCGACCGCAAGGCCGAACTGGTGGCCGCCCTGGGCGTGGACGCGATGTGCGTGCTGCCCTTCACCCCGGAGTTCAGCCGGCTCTCGCCGGGGGAGTTCACCCACACTGTGCTGGTCGAGCACCTGCACGCCGCCCAGGTGGTGGTCGGGCAGAACTTCACCTACGGGCACAAGGCGGCCGGCACCGTCGAGTCGCTGGCCGCCGAGGGCCGGCGCTTCGGCTTCAGCGTCGAGGGGGTCGACCTGACCAGCGTCGGCTCGGCGCCCGCCCTGGCCGGCGACGGCGAGGTGACCATCTCCTCCACCTACATCCGGGCCTGCGTGGCCGCCGGCGACATGGCCTCCGCGGCCCTGGCGCTGGGCCGCCCGCACCGGGTCGACGGGATCGTCGTCCGCGGTGACCGTCGCGGGCGGGAGCTGGGCTACCCGACCGCCAACGTGGAGAGCCCGGCGCACACCGCGATCCCGGCCGACGGGGTCTACGCCGGCCGGCTGGTGCTGCGGGACCACCGCGGCGTCAGCCGCAGCACCCACCCGGCCGCCATCTCGGTGGGCAGCAACCCCACCTTCGCCGGGGCCCGGCGCACGGTCGAGGCGCACCTGCTGGACTTCGACGGCGACCTGTACGGCGAGCACGTCGGCGTGGAGTTCGTCGAGCGGTTGCGCCCGATGGTCAGCTTCGCCGGGGTGCCGGAGCTGCTGGTGGCCATGGGCGAGGACGTGGCGAGGACCCGCGCCGTCCTCGGGGTCTGA